The window TTCCCACCTCTTTTTTCGAATTGAGTGCCACAAACTTCTTATGATTCCTGTATCCTTGGAGATACTACCACTTGAACATAAGCCGTTAATCATGTGGCATTCATATACGGGGCTCATATGATTAACAGTTATGATAGATACGATCGATGTAGATTTACATCCATGCATCAAATGGTCCTACCATTATGATGCTTTATGCATGCTCAAACacctaattgaaaattaatctaaattttttttctcaaaaatccGTCATCGAATGACGGACATATAGAACAtcctaattttgttttttgtttttttttttttttttttttttttttggtacttggAAGATGAGTTGTCTAATTTGTTTAGCCTTATCCTTCTTAGTTTCTTTGTTCATGTTCTCCAACTATCATACTTGGTAAACTTTTGCCAGATTTGGTGCTCCAACGCCCAATAGGAATGAAAAATTTGGCTAGACTCGTCCTATTATTACATTGCCGCAACACGCGGTGCCTAGTATCCACCATTTACGGCTAGGTGATTATATACATACTCATACTTATTACCCAATAGAGAATGGAGTCTCGAAATGGCAAATTCTCCGGATCACTTACTATATTCTCAAAAGGATTTTCCTGTTAAGCACCTGAATAAAGAATATTTGTTGTTTTCCACGCGCTTTCTATCTTGGATAAGATGCAAACAAtgcatagaaaatgaaaatatttccttaTTAAGTAGGCCACCAAAACCTTCTCAAAATTCGTTTTCTCCTATCCGAGCGTGTTTGGACCAGCACTTTTTCTAAATCGCATGAAGTTCATCATTGATCAATTGATGTTGCTAAGAGAAGCATACTTGTTTTTTGAAGGATAAATCCTAATAAAATTTCTTGATCCTTGAAattatttgtataatttttttctcataaaatcCCAAATATTATGGTGAacaaaggattaaaaaaaaaacaaaagaggaaaatgattATGCTGGAACATgaagagcttttttttttcttccaagttcCAGGCGTAGGACTATTCCAGCTGCCAAACATGGCAATACCCGTATGAGAGAGCGCGCAACGAACAACTAATCCATCGTCATATAGAAGCCCACTCACTCTCATATTTGCACATTCAAAAACCCCTGCTTCTTCGTCGTCTGCTTTCTGATTCGTCTGCTTCCTCTctgcccttctctctctctctctctctctctctctctctctcggtgagGGAGAAATTCTCGACCTTTCTGAGTTTCTACCAACTGTTTGCGTTTTCTCTCTTCGATTTCGCTCtgtttttctgcttttttcttCGGTGATTATCGGAGAGAATCCCGCGAAACAGTATCTGGCAAGGTCTGCGACAAGATTTTCTCGAGCGGACGAGTGTTGGGAGGGCACATGAGTTGTCACATGGCCAAGAATCTACTGCGGAGAGAGCCATCATTGGCGATCGGTAACGGCTCGGGGAAAGCGAGACGTCTTGGGTATTGTCTCCGAGAAAACCCCAAGAAATCGTGGAAATTCTTGGGGCTGATGGAAAATGCCCAAGAAAATCCGTGCTCGGTCTGCCACAAGCGATTCAGGTCCACGACAGCTCTGTTTGGCCACATGAAAATTCACTTGAGCAAGGACGACGAGCGCTGCGACTGGTGCGCGGACCGTGGCAAAGGGTCCGGGTCAATGAAATCTTGCCAGGATCGTGCGAGGCCGATCCACGACGgggagagattgaatttgagtCTCTCCAGTGAAGATCGCTATGTGGGCTTGAGTAAGAAGACCAAAGGTGATCTCCTGCTTAGCGTTTTATTTGACGACGAGGCAATGCACATGACCAGGAGGAAGAGGACACCGCGAGTCAGCTTCGATGTCGATGAAAGAACTGAGGGAGTTCTGTTTTCCGCACCAAATGGGTTTTCGCTCAGTAGCGAGGCCGAGCAAGACCAGGCAAACGAAGCAGCAGTTGAATTGATGATGATGTCCCGAGGTGAGGCGGGTTTCAATTCTTCAGGTTTGGGCATCGAACATTTCCGGAAGAGCTCGGCCCTGGAATTCATTGACATGGAAAAACTGAGGATAACTGAAGCATCCGAGGACAATGAACGCCATTCAAGAGGCTATACGAGAATGGAGCAGGAAGGGGTCGAATTGGAGGTTCCTGCCGGGATGCTTTGTGGGGCTTGGGAAGTTGAGCACAAAATGCGTGAAGCAGCCAGATCAGACGAACAGCCAACGTATGAGGTAGCGATGATGGATCGTGACATGATGCAAATTGCGCGTTCTGATTCGAGAGCTAAAGCAGAACTATGGATTGAACCAGGGTTAACTTCACACCGAGATAATGTCTGCGCTGAGGAATCCCCAGTTTTCAGTGAATTGGGTGAGCAAAAGAAGCATAAAAGCAAGGACACTGAGAGCTACAAACAGGATGCTCCAATCGATGCTTCTTGGGGGATTGAAGGGAATCGTGGATGTGCGGAACCCGAGAGCCTCAAGAACTACTCAGAGATGGTGAAAAGGCACAGATGCTCAATATGCCGCAAGGATTTCTCATCGGGCCAAGCTTTGGGCGGTCACAAGAGGGCTCATTACGTGAAGAATCCTGAAACCAATGCAGAAATGCCGACAACCGCAGCCACACAGCAAAGGCTCGGAGACATAACTAACATGGTTGATCTTTAGCCTCTCAGTActgtttggaaaaaagaaacaaagtttgATATTGCTGCTAGTGTTGTGTTCAAGTGATGAATCGGTGCGACAGAGGCAAGCACAGATCAGATGATGGCGAGCTCGATGTGCAGCTTAGTCCATTTATTTGTTTCTGGCAATGAGCTTTCTAGACTTGGGTTTTTttaccctcttttttttctctctctttgttgaAGCTTAGTCCATCCATATTTTCTATTCTGATTTCTCTGTTAATACAGATGGATACATTCCTTTGGCATTCTCATGTCAATGTTCTTGCCATTGTTATTGGATGAAATAATCTGAACTGGTTATCATTCTAGCTTCTTGTTTACATGGCTTGATTTTCAAAGATGATACAGCTGATCATCATCCTTtgtgtggtttttctttttgatcttttgctcattttccaaaatgtgGTCGAGAGCAGAACCTCCTGGCCATCTCATCTGATTCTTCTGCTCTAGTCACCTGGTAAAGAGAGGACACAGCCTGCCCCTTCCAGTTTTTGATAGAAAGTGGACACGTAATCGAAGaagtttttgaagtttttttgtaTACTTTCTTTATCACACGACATGCTGACATAATATTAGACTCCTAATCAAGTAATATGGTTCTCAATCACAATATACTCCAGAATATTACAATAATAAAGAGCAATGATTAAACTTTGATATCTTGTCAAGCCATATAGCTATTTGCATAACAGTTGATGATGCAGAAAATCTGGCTTATgcctcttctctcctcttcttgtTCCCCCTTTGCCCCCTCCATGGTCAAACTTTTTTCATGTGATCTTCAATTGCTAGATAAAATACTTTATCAACTTACATTCCTGTACTGGGTTTGTAACCTGTGCTATGCACCCGAATAATGCGCAACATGGTTAGGAAAAGATGACGGAAAAGAATTTATGACACGATTTGGGAAACAGAATAAAATGATTACATGGAAAAAATTTACAACTTCGAAACTCAAGATATGTACATGGATAATACTATTAACGATGAATTGGCTTAAagtattttcaataaaaattagtctaataataaagaaaagagatttaTATCACGTAGATAATGCTTAACTTCCTAATAGAATAGTCAATTTTAAACTCATACAAATGTTTTAGCTGGAATtctcataatatttttttcaatttgggaTTACTTTGCTAGGATTTTTTAGGGACTCCAATACACATTATGCTTTTCATGTTGGAATGGATAATGTCCAATACTTTTGATTAatctcctttattttttcttttgagttgaGCTTTTAGTATTTTCCAATAGGAAACAAATTgtgttaattttcttaattaaccaacaaaaatgtatttttgacTTGTTCCATTTATTGGgcatgtcacaccccgatcctcgagcgcgtgtccatccctcggtggttgataaaTTTGCAACGTTCTAGGACGCATCGTCGACCCGTTcaatttttaatgcacatgcgaaagcgaaaCAATACCCCTGACAACAACTAACacgggatagaaaaacaggaaacacattcacaaccaaaacatttttataaacatcCTGATTTATATACAACAAAAGACTAAGTCAAAAAAAGTCTCCCCAAGCAGAAAAGCCTACAAGTCCTCTAGGCACTCAAATCCCTAACTGAAAACTCCAAGGTCTCCTAAGGATTTGGGTCCACCACTGCACCACCAAGAGGGTCAGTTGTACCCGCGCCAAAAGAAACTTCTAACACCAACACAAGGACCTCAAAATCCTGCAAGAGACCC of the Eucalyptus grandis isolate ANBG69807.140 chromosome 10, ASM1654582v1, whole genome shotgun sequence genome contains:
- the LOC104423639 gene encoding uncharacterized protein LOC104423639 codes for the protein MAKNLLRREPSLAIGNGSGKARRLGYCLRENPKKSWKFLGLMENAQENPCSVCHKRFRSTTALFGHMKIHLSKDDERCDWCADRGKGSGSMKSCQDRARPIHDGERLNLSLSSEDRYVGLSKKTKGDLLLSVLFDDEAMHMTRRKRTPRVSFDVDERTEGVLFSAPNGFSLSSEAEQDQANEAAVELMMMSRGEAGFNSSGLGIEHFRKSSALEFIDMEKLRITEASEDNERHSRGYTRMEQEGVELEVPAGMLCGAWEVEHKMREAARSDEQPTYEVAMMDRDMMQIARSDSRAKAELWIEPGLTSHRDNVCAEESPVFSELGEQKKHKSKDTESYKQDAPIDASWGIEGNRGCAEPESLKNYSEMVKRHRCSICRKDFSSGQALGGHKRAHYVKNPETNAEMPTTAATQQRLGDITNMVDL